A DNA window from Helianthus annuus cultivar XRQ/B chromosome 15, HanXRQr2.0-SUNRISE, whole genome shotgun sequence contains the following coding sequences:
- the LOC110911492 gene encoding calcium-binding allergen Ole e 8, with the protein MTTETGKQSIYFTDSDEIKKVFNRFDTNGDGKISAHELLQVMKAIGSEISDEEVKQMMTNIDTDCDGFINLEEFEGFFKGNAGDEDEGMKELHEAFELYDLNKNGLISSTELHQILTRLGEGCTVEDCVKMIKSVDSDGDGYVNFEEFKKMMMKS; encoded by the exons ATGACAACTGAAACCGGCAAGCAATCGATCTACTTCACCGACTCCGACGAGATCAAAAAAGTCTTCAACCGCTTCGACACCAACGGGGATGGCAAAATCTCTGCCCACGAGCTTCTACAg GTCATGAAAGCGATCGGATCCGAAATCTCCGACGAAGAAGTGAAGCAAATGATGACGAACATCGACACAGACTGTGACGGATTCATAAACCTCGAGGAGTTCGAGGGGTTCTTCAAAGGAAATGCGGGTGATGAGGACGAAGGAATGAAGGAGCTTCATGAAGCGTTTGAGTTGTACGATTTGAACAAGAACGGGTTGATATCGTCGACTGAGTTGCACCAGATTCTGACTCGGTTGGGGGAGGGGTGTACGGTTGAGGATTGTGTGAAGATGATCAAATCGGTTGATTCTGATGGTGATGGGTATGTTAATTTTGAGGAGTttaagaagatgatgatgaagagttAG